One stretch of Litoribrevibacter albus DNA includes these proteins:
- a CDS encoding TIGR02444 family protein: protein MSFWGHACAVYGKSGVEAVLLKLQDHYGLVINHLLMAVYLANKGQTISWRPLLTQERDSQVLAKLVAPVRNFRRDAKSGVSESTYQALKSVELSLERVHIAWLEQQSSMGLAALEGASLNENLAQVLADYLKAATSLGVVSIDVDDSDFSLAMNEFISTVTS, encoded by the coding sequence ATGAGTTTCTGGGGGCATGCCTGTGCTGTTTATGGCAAATCAGGCGTGGAAGCGGTATTGCTTAAGCTTCAGGACCACTATGGCTTGGTGATAAACCATTTATTGATGGCCGTGTATCTGGCCAACAAAGGCCAGACCATTTCCTGGCGACCCTTGTTAACGCAAGAGCGGGACAGTCAGGTGTTAGCCAAGCTGGTGGCGCCGGTTCGGAATTTTCGTCGGGATGCCAAATCCGGAGTGTCTGAATCCACCTATCAGGCATTAAAGTCGGTGGAGTTATCTCTGGAACGCGTTCATATTGCCTGGCTTGAACAACAGAGCTCGATGGGATTGGCAGCGCTTGAGGGGGCTAGCTTGAATGAGAATCTGGCTCAGGTGTTGGCAGACTATTTAAAGGCTGCTACTTCATTAGGTGTCGTGTCCATCGATGTGGATGATTCAGACTTTTCTCTCGCAATGAACGAATTTATTTCAACCGTCACTTCGTGA
- a CDS encoding DUF4124 domain-containing protein, with product MKIMIKLMLLALVGAVVAPMLIKGPDGKPLLSWQDFFSLPSQDSGSASSSDPDVTPQSPSGLTTVYKWKDKEGQWHFSDKPQDHVDNETLKYNPNANIIQSLAKKEEESEVEVTPMKVPEPSAGPSLTTVPLTEVPELMDQAKQYQQLLDQRNKTLEQFNANKK from the coding sequence ATGAAAATTATGATTAAGCTGATGTTGTTGGCTCTTGTGGGGGCGGTAGTCGCGCCAATGTTGATTAAAGGGCCGGATGGAAAACCCTTGCTTTCCTGGCAAGATTTTTTTTCTTTGCCTTCTCAAGACAGTGGCTCAGCATCAAGTTCTGACCCCGATGTGACGCCTCAGTCTCCTTCCGGATTGACCACTGTCTATAAATGGAAAGACAAAGAGGGACAGTGGCATTTCTCTGACAAGCCTCAGGATCATGTGGACAATGAGACACTAAAATATAATCCTAATGCCAATATTATTCAGTCACTAGCGAAGAAAGAAGAGGAATCCGAGGTGGAAGTGACACCGATGAAGGTGCCTGAACCCTCTGCCGGGCCTTCTTTGACTACCGTTCCTTTGACCGAGGTGCCAGAGCTGATGGATCAGGCAAAACAGTATCAGCAATTACTGGATCAACGGAACAAGACATTAGAACAGTTTAATGCCAACAAAAAATAG
- a CDS encoding ParA family protein, whose amino-acid sequence MITQQVAEMARQYHRKSIPRILITNAKGGSGKTTIATNLAAHYAQDNDVTIMDFDSQQSSTSWLTLRPNTLNPIQLQSGFKLNHLNQTRSWQLRSSIESDLIILDTPAAMPDFALEEVVSCSDVILIPVLPSMIDIKAVEHFIYHLLQARAYRQNPIPVGIIANRVRRNTKIFATLSQFLKELGLPVISILRDTQQYIKAFEQGMGLVELDRIHPNDNRSMHLITEWIDSHLFQQPPDSSKLHEVTVEINSFIAREKSESSTSMDTTPNEVAAFK is encoded by the coding sequence ATGATCACTCAACAGGTCGCTGAAATGGCTCGCCAGTACCATAGAAAAAGCATCCCAAGAATCCTTATTACCAATGCCAAAGGCGGCAGTGGCAAGACAACGATTGCGACCAATTTAGCAGCCCATTATGCCCAGGACAATGATGTCACCATCATGGACTTTGACTCTCAGCAATCCAGCACCTCATGGCTGACGCTGCGCCCGAACACCTTGAATCCGATTCAACTGCAGTCCGGTTTCAAATTAAATCACCTGAATCAAACTCGCAGCTGGCAACTGAGGTCGTCCATCGAAAGCGATCTCATCATTCTCGACACGCCGGCCGCCATGCCGGATTTCGCTTTGGAAGAAGTCGTCTCCTGTTCAGACGTGATCCTGATTCCTGTCTTGCCTTCAATGATAGACATCAAGGCGGTGGAGCACTTTATTTATCATCTGTTGCAAGCTCGTGCTTATCGTCAAAACCCCATTCCTGTAGGGATTATTGCCAACCGGGTACGCCGAAACACCAAAATATTTGCAACCTTGAGCCAGTTCCTAAAAGAGCTCGGACTACCTGTTATCTCCATTCTTCGAGACACTCAGCAGTACATCAAAGCCTTTGAACAAGGAATGGGCTTGGTAGAGTTGGACAGAATCCACCCAAATGATAATCGATCCATGCATCTCATTACTGAATGGATCGACAGCCACCTATTCCAACAGCCACCAGACAGCAGCAAGCTTCACGAAGTGACGGTTGAAATAAATTCGTTCATTGCGAGAGAAAAGTCTGAATCATCCACATCGATGGACACGACACCTAATGAAGTAGCAGCCTTTAAATAG
- a CDS encoding FKBP-type peptidyl-prolyl cis-trans isomerase N-terminal domain-containing protein, protein MKVVKNLVASAALTLSVGGIAAESDVQPVAMTDQQKLSYAIGVVFGARLQQETNQLDMTVFEQGLRDSYQGQPLKLSDQQIKDAFERYRLSQEAARKDQEAAFEQLAQANFERGQKFLKENLKSSSVQEIEPGLQFEVVKEGTGAHPGLEDTVAVHYQGQLLNGDVFDTSRQLEKPVQFQVKQAPASWVKILPKMSVGSVWRVWVSPELGFGSGGAGPVGPNEVLEYELELVAVNP, encoded by the coding sequence GTGAAAGTTGTTAAGAATTTGGTAGCGTCTGCGGCGTTAACTTTGTCGGTTGGGGGGATCGCGGCTGAGTCTGACGTTCAGCCCGTGGCAATGACGGATCAGCAAAAATTAAGTTATGCCATTGGCGTTGTGTTTGGGGCCAGGCTACAACAAGAAACCAATCAGCTGGATATGACCGTGTTTGAACAAGGGTTGCGTGACAGTTACCAAGGGCAACCTCTGAAATTATCTGATCAGCAAATTAAGGATGCCTTTGAGCGCTATCGTTTGTCTCAGGAAGCTGCTCGTAAAGATCAGGAAGCGGCCTTTGAACAATTGGCTCAGGCAAACTTTGAACGTGGTCAAAAATTTCTGAAAGAGAATCTCAAATCGTCCAGTGTTCAGGAGATCGAGCCCGGGCTTCAATTCGAAGTTGTGAAAGAGGGAACGGGTGCGCATCCAGGACTAGAGGATACTGTGGCCGTTCACTACCAAGGCCAGTTATTGAATGGTGATGTGTTTGACACTTCTCGTCAGCTTGAAAAGCCAGTTCAATTTCAGGTTAAGCAAGCCCCTGCAAGTTGGGTGAAAATTTTGCCTAAGATGTCCGTAGGCTCTGTATGGCGAGTTTGGGTATCCCCTGAACTGGGCTTTGGTTCTGGTGGCGCAGGACCGGTCGGACCTAACGAAGTCTTAGAATATGAGCTGGAATTGGTTGCTGTAAACCCTTAG